The DNA sequence CTTTCGCGGGAAGGAAGTAGCTGCAGCCTTCCGCTTCGCCCTGGATGATTTTGGCCCGGCAGCAAGATGGCTCGAATGGGTGGTGGGCCTGCGCTGCGCACTTTTCCGTCTGCCCTATGGCGATCAGGGTCTCCTCATTCACAAGAATTTCTACAAGAAACTCGGCGGTTATCCCGACGCACCTTTGATGGAAGATGTGAGCCTCGTACGCCGGATCGGCTGGCGGCGCATGGTTCTCCTGCGCTCCGAAGCGGTGACCAGCCCCGCGCGCTATCACCGTGATGGATACTTGAAGCGCTCGCTCTCAAACTTGGGGCTCCTGTCGCTTTACTTCCTGCGTGTGCCGCCACGCATTCTGGCGCGGCTTTACGGATGACACCGGAACGAGCCCGCACGAACTGGCTTGTGGTCATGTCCAAGGCTCCGCGTATGGGGAATGTGAAGACACGCCTTGCAAGAGACATCGGCGCGACGGAAGCACTGCGTTTTTACAAAACCAACACGAACGGGCTGCTCAGAAACGTTGGTGACGACCCGCGCTGGACAACTGTCATCGCTGCAGCCCCGGACGTTGCGGCACCAGAGAGTGGCTTCTGGCCGGACGAGATGCCCCGTGTGCCCCAAGGTTCGGGCGATCTCGGCGCGCGGATGGACCGGGTGATGCAGATGATGCCGCCGGGCCCTGTCGTGCTCATTGGCTGTGATATTCCAAACGTCACCGACACCCGCATTGCGTCGGCCTTCAAAGCGCTCGGAAATCATGACGCCGTCTTTGGACCGGCAGAAGATGGCGGCTATTGGCTGGTGGGCCTCAAGCGCTTCCCGCGTGTGCCCTCCATCTTTGCCAATGTGCGCTGGTCAACGGAACATGCCCTTGCTGATACACGCGCGAACCTGAAAGGAGCTCGCGTAGCACTCCTTGATACACTGCCCGATATTGATACCGGCACAGATTATGACCGTTGGAAGCAATCCCATGGACGCTGATCCGTTTCGTGTCTTTCTGGAAATGCACTTGAAGCTCACCCGCAATGCACCGGGCAGTGATGTGATGACCCGTGCCATGTTCGAAAGCCTCGAGGGTCTGCCGCAAGAACCGGAAATGCTCTTCATGGGCTGCGGTCAGGGCAATGATGTGATGGAACTGCTGCGCTGTTCCAAGGGCCGCGCGACAGCGGTCGATATGATGAAGCCCTTTTTGGCGAAACTGGAAGCCAAGGCGGAAGAGGCAGGCATTTCCGGCGAGCGGCTGCGCACCG is a window from the Rhodobiaceae bacterium genome containing:
- a CDS encoding hypothetical protein (uncharacterized protein conserved in bacteria (DUF2064)), which produces MTPERARTNWLVVMSKAPRMGNVKTRLARDIGATEALRFYKTNTNGLLRNVGDDPRWTTVIAAAPDVAAPESGFWPDEMPRVPQGSGDLGARMDRVMQMMPPGPVVLIGCDIPNVTDTRIASAFKALGNHDAVFGPAEDGGYWLVGLKRFPRVPSIFANVRWSTEHALADTRANLKGARVALLDTLPDIDTGTDYDRWKQSHGR
- a CDS encoding PGL/p-HBAD biosynthesis glycosyltransferase: MLSVVIPTLNAGEGLPQCLNALIQATVRGLVREVVIVDGGSTDQTVEICDAAGATLVTAPKGRGTQLQAGAKQAKGDWLLFLHADTVLSPGWEDEVAKFLEQVEQGRFRGKEVAAAFRFALDDFGPAARWLEWVVGLRCALFRLPYGDQGLLIHKNFYKKLGGYPDAPLMEDVSLVRRIGWRRMVLLRSEAVTSPARYHRDGYLKRSLSNLGLLSLYFLRVPPRILARLYG